One genomic window of Magnolia sinica isolate HGM2019 chromosome 3, MsV1, whole genome shotgun sequence includes the following:
- the LOC131239779 gene encoding probable calcium-binding protein CML22 isoform X2, with protein MCGPTCEQINLVFSPGTCPLYPSLKSFLSEKMGGLLSHWNSSNKYKRLDPELEWKISEAIKQRASSGPNTFRSINSIILRFPQFKQGLRNIRSVFKEYDEDSNGTIDHEELKKCLQKLQLHLTEKEVYDLYHSCDVDGNEGIQFNEFVVLLCLIYLLMEPSTAPSTTSRMGLPQLEATFDTIVEAFLFLDNNRDGKLNKNDMVRALNGASPLEKSPRHVSRRRFKEMDWRKNGKVSFKEFLYTFINWVGIDADDEREIPVTDH; from the exons GTACATGTCCCTTATATCCTTCGCTAAAGTCGTTCTTGTCTGAAAAAATGGGAGGCTTGCTGAGTCACTGGAATTCATCAAACAAGTATAAAAGACTGGATCCAGAGCTTGAATGGAAAATATCTGAAGCAATTAAGCAGAGAGCTTCATCAGGACCAAACACTTTCAGATCAATCAATAGCATAATCTTGAGGTTCCCGCAATTTAAACAAGGTTTGAGAAATATCAGGAGTGTGTTTAAAGAATATG ACGAGGACTCAAATGGTACCATCGACCATGAAGAACTGAAGAAATGCTTACAGAAACTGCAGCTCCATCTGACAGAAAAGGAAGTATATGATCTATACCATTCGTGCGATGTGGATGGAAATGAAGGAATACAATTCAATGAATTTGTCGTACTCCTGTGTCTTATATATCTTCTAATGGAGCCTTCCACTGCTCCTTCCACC ACATCACGGATGGGGTTGCCACAGCTCGAGGCCACTTTCGACACGATAGTCGAAGCATTTCTATTTCTTGACAATAACAGGGATGGCAAACTGAACAAGAACGATATGGTCCGGGCGCTAAACGGGGCCTCTCCTTTGGAAAAGTCGCCCAGGCATGTTTCGAGGAGAAGATTCA AAGAGATGGACTGGAGAAAGAACGGGAAGGTCAGTTTCAAGGAGTTCCTCTACACATTCATAAATTGGGTTGGGATTGATGCTGATGACGAGAGGGAAATCCCAGTAACTGACCATTGA